caCAGACACCCAgccagaaagacagacagacagacagacagacaactaCATTTATCCCCAgaatctgcccccccccccccccccccagtttgagAAGTGCTGTTTTAGGGGTGTGTGGATTGAGACCCCTTGTCTGTTGATGTCTTTTATAGACCCTGCAGTCCTCTGCTCTATGCAGATCTGCGTTTCCTACCCTTGTCAAAGACCAGCAGTCTGACGCTTGAGGGGCGCCCCACGATATCAGGGGGGTTCTTGGCGTCGCAGGTGAAGGTCCCGTTGTCATTGTAGTCCAGGTTCCGGATCAAGATGGAACCGTCCCGTTTCTGGGGGTTACCAACAAACTCCAGACGATCTCTGAATGGACCTTTATTATCAACGTAGGGCTGGCCTCCCGCATAATGAAAAATCTGCAAGAGCATCATTATCattattgcaattattattattattattatattattattattattattattattattattattattattattattattgttattgttattattcttattattattactgtattattgcgCTCATCGTTGGTAGAAGATAAGGACATTCTCTTAAGCTGAGAGGAACAGCgatggcttgaaacctggttccaggacaCCCCCCAGTCCGACGGGAGACCCAGTTTGGGGCGGCTGTATCAAAACCCCAAGTCTCCTTGTCTGCTGTGCCGCACAGTGTCCTggaaacccagtctcctgaaacccagTTCCAAGCCAGACAAAAAGTGGCTTTGTTTTCCCTCAGCTTTAAAGGATGCCAGTGATTTAGCATTGACAACAAAGCTAGGTCAAAGGCAGCCCATTCAATCCCCTCGCCACTCTATGTGTGTAGTGTCTGTTCCCCTCTGTCTTCCAGAGGGACAGGACAGGGGACAGGTCTGTGGGTTTTTCTCACCGAAATGCTGGAGCGGGCATTGTCGGGTTTGTAGCTCCAAGAGAACGTGACATCATCGGACAGCCAGCGCCACGAGAAGAAGGAACAGGACAGCCTGACCTCCGACCCCACCAGGGCGTGTCTATCCCAGCCGGTGTAGACCCAGATAGCCTCCGATTGAgaagctgcagagagagagagggggagagacagggagcggagagagagggggagagagggggagggagaggggagaggagtggGTAGAGAGGGATGAGATTGGGGAGATGGACctagagaggggggagggggagagggagagagggagggagagagagataaatCTTTAACACAAGAGAAACCGATGTCACTGTGTTTTTTGCATCTCCTAGAATTTAAAACTATGCAAACATAATTGAgatcttttacttaacatcatgcaatcaaagaaactacaaaacgggagagagagggagagaaagagagagagggggagagagagagatcaacagTGTcggttgtttatttattgcattgcattgcattgcattgcattgcattgcattgtattgcattgtattgcattgtattgtattgcattgcattgtattgcattgtattgcattgtattgtattgcattgtattgcattgcattgtattgcattgcattgtattgcattgtattgcattgtattgtattgcattgcattgtattgcattgcattgcattgcattgcattgttgcCTAATCATTTCTctttatgtttgttttacagcaaGGTAGTAAAGGGGAAGAAAAGCAAAGGGAAAGAGGGATCTCAACAGAAAAATGTGAGTGAGTGAATACAAGAGCGCCACCACCTGGCAGGAGGATAACACTACTGTATAGAATAATCAAATTtaacttcataaagtcgaatgaaagctgctctataatgttagcatattgaattacacaccagaGCTTTTTTCTCATATAtgagacatttctgagtcatcaattaaattagacactcgctttcctctctcctctctctccctccctctctctcctctcgatACAAagacctttattcttcttcccaCAAAAGCTGAGGAATAGCTCGGAAGAATTCTGGAGATAGTTTGACACCCACTGCCTCTTTGGAAAGGTCAGAAGAATGCCAGATTCTGTCCAGTTGCAGTTTTCTACAAAAAATGACCTTCCAGAGCCAGCAGTCTTGTACCACAAGAGACAGGGAAAGGGTTATCATGCAAAAAGATCGACACATTCAGTGCAatgtaactctgcataataacattgcgaTGATGTGtgagcacacatgcatttactaagtaactacgatgcaaacacacagcaattagagaGACTGGAAAGCGTTACATTAATATTAACCCtaacattatataataaaataacaacttcAACAGTGTTGAGTAATAATGAATAATTAAGGATAACTTTGTAATTCACTGCAGCCTATCTGTAGCCCTATAGACATTTAAACTGCTAACAAAAAATCACcttcttatttatatataaatgcatactTTCCAAAGCCATTTTAcaacagcagcgtgatccagttcaggtttcactaccagcttgatcagcccccagtgtgtccaggtaacaagctcaggtgtgtctgattattaaactcctagtgaaagcaggactggatcacactgctgtgcagcgggagtctgattattaaactcctagtgaaagcaggactggatcacactgctgtgcagcgggagtctgattattaaactcctagtgaaagcaggactggatcacactgctgtgcagcgggagtctgattattaaactcctagtgaaagcaggactggatcacactgctgtgcagcaggagtctgatttATATCCTTGCATTGTAACATTTAATGATcctcaaacaaaaatataaaagtattcaGAACATTCTGCCATGAAGCACCAGACAGCTTTATTTGAAATTAaccctataaaaacaaaacaactcacTGCACtttgagatagatagatagatagatagatagatagatagatagatagatagatagatagatagatagatagcagacagatagactgatagataaacagatagatagatagatatactgcCAGACAGATAAACTGATAGATTGATACTTTACCTAGACTAACAAGAAGAACTGAAGCCAGGGCTATAAAGCTCAACATCTCTCCAGAAAAAGGACGTTCCACCAGCAAGAGAAAACTCTCTCCACTCCAAACGCACAGCAGTCACCTCAGAGAGAtggggagacagacagacagacagctggaGAGCcagcgagtgagagagagagacagacagacgggCAGCTGGGTAGAGAGAGACCCAGGTTTGAACACAGACAATGCTTTGGACTGATAGTGATGTCCTTATATAGTGAGACACACCCTAAGATTCTCccactctccctccctccctctctctctctctctctctctctctctctctctcactccatcCCTCCTTGTTGCTATTGTCACCCTATTTTtaaaagggagggagggagagaaagagagaatgtGTCACAGAAAAACAAAGTTGCCGcataaagaaatatttaaagaGGCTTTTTAggcttaaaattattattattattatattattattattattattattattattattattattattattattattattattattttattattcccacatgttatatattattatccTACGCttttctctctgtgctttacagtgcttccctgtgctttaccagacctctctgtgctttacaatgcttccctatgctttaccagacctctctgtgctttacaatgcttccctatgctttaccagacctctctgtgctttacaatgcttccctatgctttaccagacctctctgtgctttacaatgcttccctatgctttaccagacctctctgtgctttacaatgcttccctgtgctttaccagacctctctgtgctttacaatgcttccctgtgctttaccatgcctctctgtgctttacaatgcttccctgtgctttaccagacctctctgtgctttacaatgcttccctatgctttaccagacctctctgtgctttacaatgcttccctgtgctttaccagacctctctgtgctttacaatgcttccctatgctttaccagacctctctgtgctttacaatgcttccctatgctttaccagacctctctgtgctttacaatgcttccctatgctttaccagacctctctgtgctttacaatgcttccctatgctttaccacacctctctgtgctttataatgcttccatgtgctttattacacttcggtacgcttttactgtggggaaacttttacaagggagaCAAGGAGAAGAAAAGGGTGAAGCTAATTGCAAGAAAACCATTCTAACAATGAGAGGCAGGGTGATACATTTCAGAGGCTTGATTGAAACAGAGATGCTAGCCCTTGTCTTTGGGTTTTATAAATTTGGATTTTAGGCATGTAATCTAAAGTCAATAAAGGGTATATTGGGGGTCAATAATTGAtaccactgcctccctccctctctgaaTTCTCAGCCCATTCTGCGATgccacagagagaaagagagagagagcaagagagggagggagagacaaagacgtaattctctctctctctctctctctctctctctctctctctctctctctttttctgtgtCTCTCTTCCCCTCCCTCGCTCCCAGATTCCTGCCGTTTGCCGATATCTCTGGTGAAAAATGTGGGTAAGACAGGGCGCTTTGTGTTCGATCCCTCTTCATAATAAAACCcattctctctccccccccctctctctctctctctctctctctctctctctccaaacacagaatatataaGCAGCTTCAAACAACAGCAGATAGTTATAAATGCAACACAAACGTTGGTATGATTTGAAATAACTGTTTCTTTCCGTATTGAGATATCTAgcgtagaatatatatatatatattttttaaagcgacattaatgtgtttttcctgtataatattttatggcttttcctaagttggggtcatgaacttatacacagaaaacagaacctttgagatgtttattttttttagaacaggtcatgtgtacaaataagatgtttcgggtcactgtgacccctggcatttatctatgtagatttgtgtgcaggaataaaacaaacttctttaatttgttattttattattattattattattattattatattattattattattattatttattattattattaataatattatttacctTTATTTcgtggaaatggctgcacctttGGTTTGTGAGATATTtataaaccaaacacaaatataatatatatatggaatatatattatatatatatatatatatatatttatatacaggcAGAGGCTATATTTTTCCTCTGTCAGTTTTGCAACAGCTCTCGTTGGTCAAGACACTTTCAAAATGAAGGACTGGCATCTGTCAAAGATTTTTAATTCTCTAGCTCGTCCTGGACTGAAAGGAGCAGAAAAATTCAGTCAacctttgtaaataaaaacagttctggAATCATTTAAGAGGCTGGTTTAGATGCATTCAGGCTGTTTGAAATTGCATccggtcaatatgacccaaaacataacagctgtacctaaattctgaacataataatAGGGTtaaaaatatcactttttttttcaattcggTTTTTCGTTAATGGAAAGCTACAAAGAGGTGTGCAATTCAATCTGTTAACGTGACATCGTTCAGTGTTTTTcaaagtcaatcaatcaatcaattatcaTCGCACACAATCTCCTCCAcaatcacaaagagctttacataGATGCCTTTCATAGAGGAGCACCATAATACAACACTTTACAAATGTCCGTAATAGGACAGTTTTTAGAATTTGTTTAAACATAATGGAAATACAAAACAAGCATCAATCATTACTAGACAGTTGGAAACAACGATGTTCAGCGTTTAAAATATCAGTGGCAAGAGcggaatacatgatagcagcatagtATATTAGCGCTGTGTTCATATCAGGATCACACGcaaatacagctttaaaatgtaaactacGTGGTAATGATCAGAATCTGGATAgcgtgcattaaatacagtggaaaggcagaatacatgatagcagcaaaatccataatacattaaatacagtggaaagagcagaaaacatgatagcagcagaatacatgaaatagtgcattaaatacagtggaaagagcagaatacaggatagcagcataatacatgaaatagtgcattaaatacagtggaaagatcagaatacaggatagcagcataatacatgaaatagtgcattaaatacagtggaaagatcagaatacaggatagcagcataatacatgaaatagtgcattaaatacagtggaaagagcagaatacaggatagcagcagaatacatgaaatagtgcattaaatacagtggaaagagcagaatacaggatagcagcagaataca
Above is a window of Polyodon spathula isolate WHYD16114869_AA chromosome 54, ASM1765450v1, whole genome shotgun sequence DNA encoding:
- the mpz gene encoding myelin protein P0 isoform X2; the encoded protein is MLSFIALASVLLVSLASQSEAIWVYTGWDRHALVGSEVRLSCSFFSWRWLSDDVTFSWSYKPDNARSSISIFHYAGGQPYVDNKGPFRDRLEFVGNPQKRDGSILIRNLDYNDNGTFTCDAKNPPDIVGRPSSVRLLVFDKVPVRAGVITGAIIGSVLGLVILIVAIYFLMRFLVARRVLNLSVSKMEKGKKGKGKEGSQQRQMWSLFSPRGPGPVRHPRPVQ
- the mpz gene encoding myelin protein P0 isoform X1 is translated as MLSFIALASVLLVSLASQSEAIWVYTGWDRHALVGSEVRLSCSFFSWRWLSDDVTFSWSYKPDNARSSISIFHYAGGQPYVDNKGPFRDRLEFVGNPQKRDGSILIRNLDYNDNGTFTCDAKNPPDIVGRPSSVRLLVFDKVPVRAGVITGAIIGSVLGLVILIVAIYFLMRFLVARRVLNLSVSKMEKGKKGKGKEGSQQRQGPVLYATLDQSSKLKAAGSEKKKSGDSKKDKK